One region of Eupeodes corollae chromosome 1, idEupCoro1.1, whole genome shotgun sequence genomic DNA includes:
- the LOC129938516 gene encoding uncharacterized protein LOC129938516, which produces MLSRTPPASLANQPSEPIAPENAAKEYNCKACSASDSMDNMVLCDNPSCGSWYHYNCVGVDDLVALGPWMCATCTQAAAEAAGPSTATAKLSNIKPSAASRISRSSANSHVSKSSKASNSRQLQLELQKLEEEKRLAERKAQSDREYINKKYKILSLMEDAESNSDEEDDTRSNASATGRTSKWLKDARSNIQSTQLTQPNNDQISMKEKLPHQSATADENQEEPQQNCSPKPTNCRTSKTNFITFGSPITQGVHQEPLPQRPPVNDSFQRPQQLHNRDSDFHQQFQPNYPQQHSSPIDLPFTAACFGASNPIMTRNHLAARHSISKELKSFSGDPDEWPLFIRSFERSTELCAFSSKENLMRLQQSLKGKALESVKSLLTQPDCVPRVISTLRMLFGRPEYIIETLMNKIHVTPSPRADKLDTIVNFAITVQNLCATIEATGSVLYLSNPTLLRELVDKLPPAIRLNWAMHTQSLPIDNHNLSHFSTWLYKMAEAVNRVSLPSTLSSDKQIKPTKDKGFLHVHSQDFETNKYASAKHNCCVCKGQCTSISNCKQFESLSLSLKWAFVRDQRLCRRCLGKHGRQRCKIETVCGKNNCSFKHHPLLHNDEKDFGTHKTQNETKKSEDKSTHHDDHLYHHNSEAILFRVIPVTLYGNGSKVNICALFDEGSSVTLLDEEIARQLKIKGIATPLRLRWTANEHRCENDSEMLDLKISGISFQNKKYTIEKVHTVKSLQLPLQSVDNEKLQLQFDYLKGLPISSFASQRPRLLIGINNWKLGLPLKFKEGAAGQPVATKTRLGWTVHGCLKNSPHEEMTTTASCNFHVCKCEKCDENEGNLQELVKQFLCYENLGVSVPKNMLIPVEEERALALLKELTCRKQGYFETGLLWKEDDIVLPDSFEMASNRFKSLQKRMAKDPELGKLLQNKIQDYLLKGYARKLSQQELKGHRQRLWYLPVFPVTNPNNPGKLRIVWDAAAKVRGMSLNSFLLKGPDQLTSLVSVLYKFREKNIALCGDIMEMFHQVRIRHEDQYSQLFLWCDNEKEYPETYAMTVMTFGATCSPASAQYVKNENAKEFAEAYPAAVKAILENHYVDDLLVSVDTHEEAIELAKNIRFIHSQGGFHIRNWVSNSPEVVKALQSSSSTEVMSLNKEPELMSEKILGMWWCTSNDMFIFKPTAKPKFLSILSGNCRPTKRDVLRLLMTIFDPLGLIAHFLMYLKVLLQEIWRSGIGWDEEIQDQQHHKWINWIRILPNVKNLHIPRCYIMKKFEREPKMELHVFVDASESGYAAVAYLRCSYKSDTAVSLIGAKTRVSPLKSLSIPRLELQAATLGARLARSIIQSHSISFTSKVFWSDSKNVLSWLRSDHRKYKQFVAYRVSEILELSDVSEWRWIPTKENVADEATKWAKTPDFCSSSRWFVGPSFLLQPPERWPMEQEQSPNTLEELRNQYVGVHLNCQEALFTAERFSKWKKCLRCCAYLLRFVRKSQSRAKLKKLLSQHLIPTEQQLIDLTVMEEVASTIGPLTQKELQQAEVTLLKEVQLSTYEDEIDCLSKKRPVSKSSSIYKLCPYLDEHKLIRASGRVDLSKDVGHDFKRPILLPGKHQITRLIALDYHEQYKHQHHESALNEIRQRFYIPNLRNVFNSVRRHCQYCKNGRAQPLPPMMAQLPPARLASFSRPFSFVGIDYFGPLTVTIHRRTEKRWGVLLTCLTTRGIHIEVAHSLSTDSCILAIRNFTARRGLPVEFHCDNGTNFRGAERELKEAYANLNKEKLMETFTSTMTKWGFIPPGSPHMGGSWERLVRSVKSTLAQTMFTRNPSEELLRSSLIEIESIINSRPLTYLPISSEFEEALTPNHFLLGSSSGVKPLAIFNDNRLVLKNNWMTSQQYADKFWRRWVQEYLPTITRRSKWFTPAKPIEVGNIVIIADPNSPRSCWPKGKVIDTKISSDGQVRSATIQTSSGVYERPAVKLAVLDVEGINLVKSTHPSGHTGGDC; this is translated from the coding sequence ATGCTTAGCAGAACCCCGCCTGCCTCCCTTGCAAACCAGCCTAGTGAACCGATTGCGCCAGAAAACGCTGCGAAAGAATACAACTGCAAAGCGTGTAGCGCATCGGATTCAATGGACAACATGGTACTGTGTGACAACCCCAGCTGTGGCTCTTGGTATCACTATAATTGTGTAGGTGTCGATGATCTTGTTGCTCTTGGCCCCTGGATGTGTGCGACGTGCACCCAAGCTGCTGCCGAGGCTGCAGGGCCATCTACAGCAACAGCCAAATTGTCAAATATAAAGCCATCAGCGGCATCTCGTATTTCTAGGTCATCAGCGAATTCTCACGTTTCCAAGTCTTCAAAGGCATCAAACAGCAGACAGCTTCAACTTGAATTACAGAAGTTAGAGGAAGAAAAACGTTTAGCTGAAAGAAAAGCACAAAGCGACCGAGAGTACATCAACAAGAAGTACAAAATCCTGAGCCTAATGGAGGATGCTGAATCCAATTCAGATGAAGAAGACGATACACGTTCTAATGCGTCTGCCACAGGTAGAACCTCGAAATGGCTCAAAGATGCTAGATCTAATATTCAAAGCACTCAACTGACACAGCCAAACAACGATCAAATTTCCATGAAGGAAAAACTTCCACATCAGAGTGCAACTGCAGATGAAAATCAGGAAGAACCACAACAAAACTGTTCGCCCAAACCGACGAACTGCCGAACatctaaaacaaatttcataacATTCGGTTCACCAATTACGCAGGGAGTACACCAAGAACCACTGCCACAACGACCACCTGTTAATGATTCATTTCAAAGGCCACAGCAGCTCCACAATCGCGACTCTGATTTTCACCAGCAATTCCAACCAAATTACCCACAACAGCACTCCTCACCTATCGACTTACCATTTACAGCTGCTTGCTTTGGTGCGTCCAACCCAATCATGACGAGAAACCATCTGGCGGCTCGTCATTCCATATCAAAAGAGTTGAAAAGTTTTAGTGGTGATCCCGATGAATGGCCTCTCTTTATAAGAAGCTTTGAGCGTAGTACAGAGTTGTGTGCCTTTTCCAGTAAGGAAAACCTTATGCGTCTTCAACAGTCACTTAAAGGTAAGGCTCTAGAATCAGTTAAGAGCTTATTAACTCAACCGGATTGTGTTCCACGAGTGATTTCAACTCTGAGAATGTTATTTGGAAGGCCAGAATATATAATTGAAACGCTGATGAACAAGATACACGTCACTCCGTCACCGAGAGCTGACAAACTTGACACCATAGTCAACTTCGCAATAACCGTACAAAATCTTTGTGCTACTATAGAAGCGACTGGGTCTGTTCTTTATTTAAGTAACCCTACTCTGTTAAGAGAGCTTGTGGACAAGCTACCTCCAGCAATACGACTGAATTGGGCTATGCACACCCAGTCTCTTCCCATTGATAATCACAATCTCTCACATTTCAGCACATGGCTCTACAAAATGGCTGAAGCTGTTAACCGTGTCAGTCTTCCAAGTACACTGAGTAGCGATAAACAGATTAAGCCAACTAAAGACAAAGGATTTCTTCATGTACATTCGCAAgactttgaaacaaataaatatgcaTCGGCCAAACATAATTGTTGTGTTTGCAAGGGACAGTGTACATCCATTTCGAATTGCAAACAGTTTGAAAGCCTAAGCCTTTCTTTAAAGTGGGCATTTGTTCGTGACCAAAGACTTTGTCGACGTTGTCTCGGCAAACATGGGAGGCAGAGATGTAAGATTGAGACGGTGTGCggtaaaaataattgttctttTAAGCATCACCCTTTGCTGCATAATGACGAGAAGGATTTTGGAACACATAAAACGCAAAATGAGACCAAAAAGTCTGAAGACAAATCGACTCATCATGACGACCATCTTTATCACCACAACTCTGAAGCAATCCTTTTTAGGGTGATTCCGGTGACCCTCTACGGCAACGGTTCTAAGGTAAATATTTGTGCCCTGTTTGACGAAGGCTCATCAGTGACCTTGTTAGATGAGGAAATAGCTCGTCAGCTCAAAATTAAAGGCATTGCTACACCTTTGCGATTGAGATGGACTGCGAACGAGCATCGCTGTGAGAATGACTCTGAAATGTTGGATCTTAAAATATCAggtatttcttttcaaaataaaaagtatacgATAGAAAAAGTCCACACTGTAAAAAGCCTTCAACTACCTCTGCAATCTGTAGATAATGAAAAGCTCCAATTACagtttgattatttaaaagGTTTACCAATAAGTTCCTTTGCCAGCCAGAGACCTCGGTTACTTATCGGCATTAATAACTGGAAGCTGGGCTTacctttaaagtttaaagaggGTGCTGCCGGTCAACCTGTTGCTACCAAGACACGACTGGGCTGGACAGTTCATGGTTGCTTGAAAAATTCTCCTCATGAAGAAATGACAACGACTGCCAGCTGCAATTTTCACGTATGTAAGTGTGAAAAATGTGACGAGAATGAAGGAAATCTTCAAGAACTTGTGAAGCAGTTTCTGTGCTATGAAAACCTTGGGGTGTCTGTgccaaaaaatatgttaattccTGTCGAAGAAGAGCGTGCCCTGGCCTTGTTAAAGGAGCTAACCTGTCGAAAGCAAGGATATTTTGAAACGGGACTTCTATGGAAAGAAGACGACATCGTATTGCCAGACAGCTTTGAAATGGCATCTAATCGCTTTAAAAGTTTACAAAAGCGGATGGCAAAGGACCCAGAACTAGGTAAActacttcaaaataaaattcaagattaTCTTCTTAAAGGCTATGCACGGAAGCTATCCCAACAAGAATTAAAGGGCCACCGTCAGCGTTTATGGTACCTACCCGTATTTCCCGTGACGAATCCGAACAATCCCGGAAAATTGCGGATTGTTTGGGATGCTGCGGCCAAAGTCAGAGGTATGTCGTTGAATTCGTTTCTCTTAAAGGGCCCAGACCAGCTTACTAGTTTAGTCTCAGTGCTTTATAAGTTTAGAGAAAAGAACATTGCTCTTTGTGGAGACATTATGGAGATGTTCCACCAAGTAAGGATTCGACATGAAGATCAATACTCCCAGCTTTTTTTGTGGTGCGATAACGAAAAAGAGTATCCTGAGACCTACGCAATGACTGTCATGACGTTTGGTGCAACCTGCTCACCCGCTTCTGCCCAATATGTAAAAAATGAGAATGCAAAAGAGTTTGCAGAAGCCTACCCAGCAGCAGTAAAGGCAATTCTGGAAAATCACTATGTTGATGACCTGCTTGTTAGCGTCGATACTCACGAAGAAGCGATAGAGTTAGCTAAGAACATCCGTTTCATTCACAGCCAAGGAGGTTTTCATATTCGAAACTGGGTATCGAACTCCCCTGAGGTGGTAAAAGCTCTTCAATCCAGCAGCAGCACAGAAGTAATGAGTCTGAATAAGGAGCCTGAACTGATGTCAGAAAAAATTTTAGGTATGTGGTGGTGCACCTCCAATgacatgtttatttttaaaccaacaGCTAAGCCTAAATTTTTATCGATTTTGTCTGGAAATTGCCGCCCTACAAAGCGAGACGTTTTGCGGCTGTTGATGACCATATTTGACCCTTTGGGACTGATTGCtcattttttaatgtatttaaaagtCCTCCTTCAAGAGATCTGGAGATCAGGTATAGGCTGGGATGAAGAAATTCAAGACCAACAACACCATAAATGGATCAACTGGATTCGCATCCTGCCTAACGTCAAAAATCTTCACATACCAAGGTGCTACAttatgaaaaagtttgaaaGAGAGCCTAAAATGGAGCTCCACGTATTCGTCGATGCGAGTGAGTCGGGCTATGCAGCTGTAGCATATTTAAGATGCTCATATAAATCTGATACTGCGGTTTCTCTAATTGGAGCGAAGACACGAGTATCCCCATTAAAAAGTCTATCAATACCTAGATTGGAACTGCAAGCTGCAACTCTTGGCGCCCGACTAGCAAGATCAATTATTCAATCGCATTCCATATCCTTCACCAGCAAAGTTTTTTGGTCTGATTCAAAAAACGTACTTTCTTGGCTTCGTTCGGACCATCGAAAATATAAGCAATTTGTGGCGTATCGCGTAAGTGAGATTCTGGAGCTTTCTGATGTGTCGGAGTGGCGGTGGATCCCAACCAAAGAAAATGTGGCTGACGAGGCCACAAAATGGGCCAAAACTCCAGATTTCTGCTCGTCCAGTCGATGGTTTGTCGGCCCATCGTTCTTACTTCAGCCTCCAGAAAGATGGCCAATGGAACAAGAGCAATCACCCAACACTCTTGAGGAACTAAGAAACCAATACGTAGGCgtccatttgaattgtcaagaAGCTTTATTTACGGCTGAACGATTCTCGAAGtggaaaaaatgtcttcgttgCTGTGCATATCTTCTTCGGTTTGTTAGAAAGTCACAGTCAAGAGCAAAGTTGAAGAAACTTTTATCTCAACATTTAATACCGACGGAACAACAGCTCATAGATCTCACGGTTATGGAGGAAGTAGCAAGCACCATTGGACCTCTCACTCAAAAAGAACTGCAGCAAGCAGAGGTGACACTACTGAAGGAGGTTCAGCTTTCAACATATGAAGACGAAATTGATTGTTTATCTAAAAAAAGGCCGGTGAGTAAATCGAGCTCTATTTACAAACTTTGTCCCTATCTAGATGAACATAAATTAATACGTGCCAGTGGAAGAGTTGACCTTTCCAAAGACGTAGGTCATGACTTCAAGCGTCCCATCTTGCTCCCGGGAAAACATCAGATCACTCGATTGATAGCTCTAGACTACCATGAACAATACAAACACCAACATCATGAATCAGCTTTAAATGAAATTCGCCAACGATTTTATATTCCAAACCTGCGAAACGTCTTCAATTCTGTCCGGCGGCATTGTCAATATTGTAAAAATGGAAGGGCACAACCACTTCCACCAATGATGGCTCAGCTACCCCCTGCCAGACTAGCTTCCTTTAGCCGTCCATTTTCGTTCGTTGGCATTGACTACTTTGGCCCACTGACGGTAACAATTCACCGAAGGACAGAAAAGCGATGGGGAGTCTTACTGACTTGCCTCACTACTCGAGGAATACACATTGAGGTTGCCCACTCCTTGTCTACTGACTCGTGTATACTGGCGATTCGTAATTTTACTGCCCGAAGGGGATTGCCTGTAGAATTCCATTGTGACAATGGCACGAACTTTCGCGGTGCAGAACGAGAGTTGAAAGAAGCTTATGCGAACCTCAATAAAGAAAAGTTAATGGAAACTTTTACATCAACTATGACTAAATgggggttcattccaccaggaTCCCCACACATGGGAGGAAGCTGGGAAAGATTAGTCAGATCCGTTAAATCAACATTGGCTCAAACTATGTTTACTCGCAATCCTTCagaagagcttttaagaagTTCGTTGATCGAAATTGAAAGCATTATCAATTCGCGTCCTCTTACATATCTGCCTATTTCAAGCGAGTTTGAAGAAGCGCTGACCCCAAATCATTTTTTGCTTGGGTCATCTAGTGGAGTTAAACCTTTAGCAATTTTCAACGACAATCGGTTGGTGCTCAAGAACAATTGGATGACCAGTCAACAGTATGCGGATAAATTTTGGAGGCGTTGGGTACAAGAATACCTCCCAACTATTACACGTCGCTCAAAGTGGTTTACTCCTGCTAAGCCAATTGAAGTAGGCAACATTGTCATCATCGCAGACCCTAACAGCCCTCGAAGTTGCTGGCCCAAAGGCAAGGTAATCGATACAAAGATATCCAGCGATGGACAGGTACGAAGCGCTACCATACAAACAAGTTCAGGGGTATACGAACGGCCTGCTGTGAAGTTGGCTGTGTTAGATGTCGAGGGTATTAATCTGGTAAAGTCCACTCATCCGAGTGGCCATACCGGGGGGGACTGTTAA